The following proteins are co-located in the Rhodococcus opacus B4 genome:
- the trpC gene encoding indole-3-glycerol phosphate synthase TrpC: protein MTVLDSILDGVRADVAAREAVLDFAAVKAAAAAAPPALDAAAALLEPGIGVIAEVKRASPSKGALADIADPAELAAAYQAGGARVISVLTEERRFQGSLADLDAVRRAVSIPILRKDFIVGPYQIHEARAHGADMVLLIVAALEQDALASLIDRTESLGMTALVEVHTEEEANRAIEAGAKVIGVNARNLKTLEVDKNTFGEIAPGLPTEIIKIAESGVRGTADLLAYAGAGADAVLVGEGLVTSGDPRKAVADLVNAGAHPSCPKPSR from the coding sequence GCCCGCGAAGCCGTCCTCGACTTCGCCGCAGTCAAGGCTGCTGCCGCCGCGGCGCCGCCGGCCCTCGATGCCGCGGCCGCCCTGCTCGAGCCGGGCATCGGAGTCATCGCCGAGGTCAAGCGCGCCAGCCCCTCGAAGGGTGCGCTCGCCGACATCGCCGATCCCGCCGAACTGGCCGCCGCCTACCAGGCCGGTGGCGCCCGCGTGATCAGCGTGCTCACCGAGGAACGCCGGTTCCAGGGGTCCCTCGCGGACCTCGACGCCGTCCGCCGCGCGGTGAGCATCCCGATCCTCCGCAAGGACTTCATCGTCGGGCCGTACCAGATCCACGAGGCCCGCGCGCACGGCGCCGACATGGTGCTGCTCATCGTCGCCGCCCTCGAGCAGGACGCGCTCGCGTCGCTGATCGACCGGACGGAGTCGCTGGGCATGACGGCCCTCGTCGAGGTCCACACCGAGGAAGAAGCGAACCGGGCGATCGAAGCGGGCGCCAAGGTCATCGGTGTCAATGCGCGCAACCTCAAGACGCTCGAGGTCGACAAGAACACGTTCGGCGAGATCGCTCCCGGACTGCCCACCGAGATCATCAAGATCGCGGAGTCCGGGGTGCGCGGCACGGCCGACCTGCTGGCGTACGCCGGTGCGGGAGCCGACGCGGTACTGGTCGGCGAAGGCCTCGTCACCAGCGGTGATCCGCGCAAGGCGGTGGCCGATCTGGTCAACGCCGGCGCGCACCCGTCCTGCCCCAAGCCGTCGCGCTGA